One Choloepus didactylus isolate mChoDid1 chromosome 16, mChoDid1.pri, whole genome shotgun sequence DNA window includes the following coding sequences:
- the LOC119511482 gene encoding electron transfer flavoprotein regulatory factor 1-like yields MKMDNSLRGEVLNLYKNLLYLGRDYPKGDNYFKRHLKNVFLKNKDVKDPEKFKELIGWGEFVMKELEDLYFLRKYTAMKQCYFYDVNKTN; encoded by the exons ATGAAAATGGACAATTCTTTAAGAGGAGAAgtactgaatctttat aaaaatctgctgtaTCTTGGAAGAGACTATCCAAAAGGAGACAATTACTTTAAAAGGCATCTGAAGAAtgttttccttaaaaacaaagaTGTGAAGGACCCAGAGAAGTTCAAAGAACTTATTGGATGGGGTGAATTTGTAATGAAAGAGCTAGAAGACTTATActttcttaggaaatacacagcTATGAAACAATGCTATTTTTATGATGTCAACAAAACTAACTGA